The Exiguobacterium mexicanum genome includes a window with the following:
- the nhaC gene encoding Na+/H+ antiporter NhaC — protein sequence MQMKGKEAVFVVLMSGISLLALMFLAKATPHMAIFGTMVLIGGYAYYRTRDFKRIEAAMISGIREAIMPVLILLLIGMLIGVWQMSGTVATILSIGLDTISAQWFLPSVLFITMIVSSFTGSAFTTVGTVGVALFGIGMALGISPALAAGAIVSGALFGDKMSPLSDTTNFAPAVAGVKLFDHIRFMMGTTVPAFLITLVLFTILGRSGQAADTTQIAEAQAALAGRFNLSWLTLLAPILVAVLAFRRMPVLPTMLVGMFAGVLTAGFVQGNWNVTNWFGVMQAGFKSGVENETIAAVLDRGGLESMLWSVSLVLIALAFGGLLRELGVFQAIVDALLERLKSPGSSVLSVVLSSIGVNLLAGEQYLSILLPGQAFKQGFIHRGIDPRYLSRALEDGGTVINPLIPWGVSGAFFAATLGVPVLEYAPFAFFLWLSPIFSIILGYVKLGKQREAMRIAS from the coding sequence ATGCAGATGAAAGGAAAAGAGGCTGTATTCGTCGTGTTGATGAGCGGTATTTCCCTGCTCGCACTGATGTTTTTGGCCAAAGCGACGCCACACATGGCGATCTTTGGCACAATGGTATTAATAGGGGGTTACGCGTATTATCGCACGCGTGATTTTAAACGAATCGAAGCCGCGATGATCAGCGGGATCCGTGAAGCCATCATGCCGGTCTTGATTTTACTGTTGATCGGGATGTTGATTGGTGTATGGCAGATGTCTGGTACGGTGGCGACGATCCTCTCCATCGGTTTAGATACAATCTCAGCGCAATGGTTCTTGCCGAGCGTCTTGTTCATCACAATGATTGTCTCATCGTTCACGGGCAGTGCCTTTACGACGGTCGGTACGGTCGGGGTCGCCTTGTTCGGTATCGGGATGGCGCTCGGGATTTCTCCGGCGCTTGCCGCAGGGGCAATCGTCTCAGGTGCATTATTCGGCGACAAAATGAGCCCGTTGTCAGATACGACGAACTTCGCGCCGGCCGTGGCCGGTGTCAAACTGTTCGACCATATCCGTTTCATGATGGGGACGACCGTCCCAGCTTTCCTCATCACCCTTGTTTTGTTCACAATCCTCGGTCGGAGCGGGCAAGCGGCGGATACGACACAAATCGCTGAGGCACAGGCGGCGCTCGCCGGGCGGTTCAACTTATCATGGCTGACTTTGCTCGCGCCGATCCTTGTTGCCGTTCTCGCCTTCCGCCGGATGCCGGTCTTGCCGACGATGCTCGTCGGCATGTTCGCCGGTGTGTTGACGGCTGGATTTGTCCAAGGCAACTGGAACGTCACGAACTGGTTCGGCGTCATGCAGGCCGGCTTCAAATCGGGCGTCGAGAATGAGACGATTGCGGCCGTACTTGACCGTGGCGGTCTCGAATCGATGCTCTGGTCGGTCAGCCTCGTCTTGATCGCACTTGCGTTCGGTGGATTGCTCCGTGAACTTGGTGTGTTCCAAGCGATCGTCGACGCATTGCTCGAACGGTTGAAGTCACCAGGCAGCTCGGTCTTGTCGGTCGTCCTCAGCTCGATTGGTGTCAACTTGCTCGCGGGTGAGCAGTACTTGTCGATCTTGCTTCCAGGTCAGGCGTTCAAGCAAGGGTTCATCCATCGCGGCATCGATCCCCGTTACTTGTCACGTGCTCTTGAAGACGGCGGGACGGTGATCAACCCGCTCATCCCATGGGGCGTGTCGGGTGCATTCTTCGCGGCCACGCTCGGGGTACCGGTACTTGAATACGCACCGTTCGCCTTCTTCCTCTGGCTCAGCCCGATCTTCTCGATCATTCTCGGATACGTGAAATTGGGAAAGCAACGTGAGGCGATGCGGATCGCATCATAA
- the cbpA gene encoding cyclic di-AMP binding protein CbpA translates to MLVHSLCIPKKDVVTISEKATLREALDTLEKTGYRCVPVLDETGTFFRGNIYKMHIYRHGMSGASLDDNVMELIKNTQKYVHESDGFFKVFFSIKELPYIAVLKDENNEFYGILPHGKMLGMLEEAWSRDTGSYVVTIALSEQAGALEKITKIISKYSSIASLMTLDAKSKVLRRVLITLPPDCDEPKKDKIVAKLEQKGFRVVEVENLNN, encoded by the coding sequence ATGTTAGTGCATAGCTTATGCATTCCGAAGAAAGATGTCGTCACAATCAGTGAAAAGGCGACATTACGCGAGGCGCTCGACACGCTCGAAAAGACAGGCTACCGCTGTGTCCCTGTGCTCGATGAGACGGGAACGTTTTTCCGCGGTAATATCTATAAAATGCATATTTATCGCCACGGGATGAGTGGGGCGAGCCTAGACGACAACGTCATGGAGCTCATCAAGAACACGCAAAAGTACGTCCATGAATCGGACGGTTTCTTCAAAGTGTTCTTCTCGATCAAAGAATTACCGTATATCGCGGTCTTGAAAGATGAGAACAACGAATTCTACGGGATTTTGCCGCACGGGAAGATGCTCGGCATGCTCGAAGAGGCATGGAGTCGTGACACGGGGAGTTATGTTGTCACAATCGCACTCAGTGAGCAAGCGGGGGCGCTTGAGAAAATCACGAAAATCATCAGCAAATACTCATCGATTGCCAGTCTCATGACGCTCGATGCCAAGAGTAAAGTCTTGCGCCGGGTATTGATCACGTTGCCGCCTGATTGCGACGAGCCGAAGAAAGACAAAATCGTCGCGAAACTCGAACAAAAAGGGTTCCGCGTCGTCGAAGTCGAGAATTTAAATAACTGA
- the pdxK gene encoding pyridoxine/pyridoxal/pyridoxamine kinase: MTMKKALTIAGSDTSGGAGIQADLKTMEELGVYGMTALTVIVAQDPHNAWHHEVFPIDTTLIEKQIDTVLAGIGVDAVKTGMLPTPEIIELAARKIKEYGIQNAVVDPVMACKGADEILNPDVAVAMRKHLVPVAKIITPNLFEARMLAGLDKTPSTIDEIKEAARLIHELGAEIVIVKVGGKLGFDTAFDVLYDGNEYRLLESEKIEPAFTHGGGCTFSSAIAASLANGHSVDEAIQIGKEFITEAVRHSFRLNQYVGPTNHTGYRKKLATQS, translated from the coding sequence ATGACAATGAAAAAAGCGTTAACGATTGCTGGCTCGGATACGAGCGGCGGTGCAGGCATCCAGGCTGATTTGAAGACGATGGAAGAGCTCGGTGTTTACGGGATGACCGCACTCACGGTCATCGTGGCTCAAGACCCGCATAACGCGTGGCACCACGAAGTATTCCCGATCGACACGACGTTGATTGAGAAACAAATCGATACGGTCCTCGCCGGAATCGGTGTCGATGCCGTCAAGACAGGCATGCTCCCGACGCCAGAGATCATCGAACTCGCCGCTCGTAAAATTAAAGAATACGGCATCCAGAACGCGGTCGTTGACCCGGTCATGGCTTGTAAAGGTGCAGACGAGATTCTCAACCCGGACGTCGCGGTCGCGATGCGCAAACACCTCGTACCGGTCGCTAAAATCATCACACCGAACTTGTTCGAGGCGCGCATGCTCGCAGGTCTCGATAAAACACCTTCGACGATCGATGAAATCAAAGAAGCTGCTCGTTTGATCCATGAGCTCGGCGCTGAGATTGTCATCGTCAAAGTCGGCGGCAAGCTCGGGTTTGATACAGCATTCGACGTGCTTTACGACGGTAACGAGTATCGTCTCCTTGAGAGCGAGAAAATCGAGCCTGCCTTCACACATGGCGGCGGTTGCACGTTCTCGTCAGCGATCGCGGCCTCACTCGCGAACGGTCACTCGGTCGATGAGGCTATCCAAATCGGAAAAGAGTTTATCACTGAAGCGGTCCGTCATTCGTTCCGCCTCAACCAATACGTTGGCCCGACGAACCATACCGGTTACCGTAAAAAACTAGCAACACAATCTTAA
- a CDS encoding type 1 glutamine amidotransferase domain-containing protein produces the protein MAKVATLITDMFEDVEFTGPRDALVEAGHEVVTIEKKAGNTVEGKQGESKVTIDKAIDDVSPEDFDALLLPGGFSPDLLREDERFVQFAKAFMDAKKPVFAICHGPQLLITAKTLEGRDATGYKSIKVDMEYAGAKYADKEVVVCQEQLVTSRQPDDIPAFNREILNLLK, from the coding sequence ATGGCAAAAGTAGCAACGCTAATCACAGATATGTTTGAAGACGTAGAGTTCACGGGTCCACGCGACGCATTGGTGGAAGCGGGGCACGAAGTTGTCACGATTGAAAAGAAAGCCGGTAACACGGTTGAAGGCAAACAAGGTGAGTCGAAAGTCACGATCGACAAAGCGATCGATGACGTGTCGCCGGAAGACTTCGACGCGTTGCTGTTACCAGGTGGGTTCTCACCCGACTTGTTACGTGAAGACGAGCGATTCGTTCAATTCGCGAAAGCGTTCATGGACGCGAAGAAACCTGTGTTCGCTATCTGTCACGGCCCACAACTGTTGATTACGGCGAAGACGCTCGAAGGCCGCGATGCAACCGGTTATAAGTCGATTAAAGTCGACATGGAGTATGCCGGTGCGAAGTATGCGGACAAAGAAGTCGTCGTCTGCCAAGAACAGCTGGTGACAAGCCGTCAACCGGACGACATCCCGGCGTTCAATCGCGAAATCCTTAATCTGCTCAAATAA
- a CDS encoding FMN-dependent NADH-azoreductase produces the protein MKKVLYVSANPKPTELSYSKQVAETFMTTLTNENASLEVEAIELYDVDVQEIDGDVLSAWGKFASGEALTDVEAAKVATMNGMLEKFMEADMYVFATPMWNFFFPARMKMFLDSVLTAGKTFRYTEQGPVGLLENKQAIHIQGTGGIYTGTDLNFADAYLRQALAFVGVTEVTTLPVEGMNQYPDKIEEIVADAKAKAEALAKEVAGAVTV, from the coding sequence ATGAAAAAGGTATTATACGTATCTGCTAACCCGAAACCGACAGAATTGTCATACAGCAAACAAGTCGCTGAAACATTCATGACGACACTCACGAACGAGAATGCGTCACTCGAAGTTGAAGCGATTGAACTTTACGATGTCGATGTCCAAGAAATCGACGGCGACGTCCTCAGCGCATGGGGCAAATTCGCATCAGGCGAAGCACTCACAGACGTCGAAGCGGCTAAAGTCGCAACAATGAACGGTATGCTCGAGAAGTTCATGGAAGCTGACATGTATGTCTTCGCGACGCCAATGTGGAACTTCTTCTTCCCAGCACGCATGAAGATGTTCCTCGACAGCGTCTTGACGGCTGGTAAAACATTCCGTTACACAGAGCAAGGTCCAGTCGGTCTTCTCGAGAACAAACAAGCAATCCACATCCAAGGTACGGGTGGCATCTACACGGGTACGGACCTCAACTTCGCAGACGCTTACCTCCGTCAAGCGCTCGCATTTGTCGGCGTGACAGAAGTGACGACACTTCCAGTTGAAGGAATGAACCAATACCCAGACAAAATCGAAGAAATCGTTGCTGACGCAAAAGCGAAAGCCGAAGCACTTGCGAAAGAAGTCGCAGGCGCAGTCACAGTATAA
- a CDS encoding undecaprenyl-diphosphate phosphatase produces the protein MEWYELFIGFLLGVVEGLTEFAPVSSTGHMILVDDLWLNSSSFLGQEVANTFKIVIQLGSILAVIVVFRNRFKELLNPKELLAIRSSGPTKKLNLLHIFIGLLPAGVLGLLFEDYIDENLFSIKTVLIGLVIGAFFMIAADLSGVKRQTTATLDEISYKQALGVGLIQCFSLWPGFSRSGSTISGGVLLGMSHRAAADFTFIMAVPIMFGASALSLYSKWGYFTMATLPFFVVGFISAFLFALLSIKFFLKLINKVKLTPFAIYRIVLAAVIYFLYF, from the coding sequence ATGGAATGGTATGAATTATTTATTGGCTTTTTGTTAGGCGTCGTCGAAGGACTGACAGAGTTTGCTCCGGTATCGTCAACGGGACATATGATTCTCGTGGACGACCTGTGGCTCAACTCGAGTAGCTTCCTCGGTCAAGAGGTGGCGAACACATTTAAGATCGTAATTCAGCTCGGTTCGATTTTAGCGGTCATCGTCGTATTTCGAAATCGGTTCAAGGAGTTGTTGAATCCGAAGGAGTTGCTCGCGATTCGCAGCAGCGGGCCGACAAAGAAACTGAACTTGCTACATATCTTCATCGGTCTGCTCCCAGCAGGCGTGCTCGGGCTATTGTTTGAAGACTATATCGATGAGAACTTGTTCTCGATCAAGACCGTCTTAATCGGACTCGTCATCGGAGCATTCTTCATGATTGCCGCGGATTTGTCAGGCGTGAAGCGTCAGACGACAGCAACGCTCGATGAGATTTCGTATAAGCAGGCGCTCGGTGTCGGCTTGATTCAATGTTTCTCGCTCTGGCCGGGCTTTTCACGCTCAGGCTCGACCATATCGGGCGGTGTCCTCTTAGGGATGAGTCACCGGGCCGCGGCGGACTTCACGTTCATCATGGCCGTACCGATTATGTTCGGTGCTAGTGCGCTCTCGCTCTACAGCAAATGGGGGTACTTCACGATGGCGACCCTCCCGTTCTTCGTCGTCGGATTCATTAGCGCGTTCTTATTCGCGCTGTTGTCGATCAAGTTCTTCTTGAAGCTGATCAATAAAGTCAAATTGACGCCGTTCGCGATTTATCGCATCGTGTTGGCGGCTGTCATTTACTTCTTGTACTTCTAA
- a CDS encoding GNAT family N-acetyltransferase — translation MPISLVPLQEASDAIVATFNRWNNDPAIVHLIRPVRSQEELAAEHHMTVEDLTDRLRTHDIFLIYADDVLVGEVNIIYDAPHLYDNERGSAWLGLVIGEPTGRGRGVGTTALTLLEERLRAQNVPRIELGVFGFNEAAHHLYRKVGYTEIARIEAFTYWNGRFWPDIRMEKRLD, via the coding sequence ATGCCCATCTCGCTCGTCCCATTGCAGGAAGCGTCCGACGCCATCGTCGCGACATTCAATCGCTGGAATAACGACCCCGCCATCGTCCATTTGATTCGTCCCGTCCGCTCGCAGGAAGAACTCGCCGCCGAACATCACATGACGGTCGAGGACTTGACGGACCGCCTCCGGACCCATGACATCTTCCTCATCTACGCAGATGACGTGCTTGTCGGTGAGGTGAATATCATCTATGATGCCCCGCATCTGTACGACAACGAACGCGGAAGCGCCTGGCTCGGACTCGTGATTGGAGAGCCGACCGGTCGCGGGAGAGGTGTCGGCACAACGGCCCTGACCCTGTTAGAAGAACGATTGCGTGCACAAAATGTGCCTCGCATCGAGCTCGGTGTGTTTGGATTCAATGAAGCGGCTCATCACCTTTATCGAAAGGTCGGCTACACGGAAATTGCCCGCATCGAGGCGTTCACTTATTGGAACGGTCGATTTTGGCCAGATATCCGGATGGAAAAACGATTGGACTGA
- the bshB2 gene encoding bacillithiol biosynthesis deacetylase BshB2, whose product MNGPLLVIFPHPDDEAFSSAGTIIQHHKNGFPVTYVCLTLGEMGRNMGSPIFTTREELPKIRKHELEEACAVMGIDDLRMWGLRDKTVEFEDEAELAGRFSALIEEVKPARVISFYPGYAVHPDHEATARAVVRALQEMDEASRPEFLGVAFDHRTEAELGKPHVLIEVGDESAAKREALLAHRSQTEGLLRAIDNAENAHVMELLQRERFYHYPFS is encoded by the coding sequence ATGAATGGACCGTTACTCGTTATTTTCCCGCATCCTGATGATGAAGCGTTCAGCTCGGCCGGGACGATTATCCAACACCATAAGAACGGCTTCCCGGTCACGTACGTCTGTCTGACACTCGGTGAGATGGGCCGCAACATGGGCTCACCGATTTTCACAACACGGGAAGAGTTGCCGAAGATTCGCAAGCATGAGCTCGAGGAAGCATGTGCCGTCATGGGCATCGACGACCTCCGCATGTGGGGACTCCGTGATAAGACCGTCGAGTTCGAAGACGAAGCGGAACTCGCTGGACGGTTCAGCGCGTTAATCGAAGAAGTGAAACCGGCCCGCGTCATTTCCTTCTACCCGGGCTACGCCGTCCATCCCGACCATGAGGCGACAGCACGAGCGGTCGTTCGAGCGCTCCAAGAGATGGATGAAGCGAGTCGTCCAGAGTTTTTAGGCGTCGCCTTTGACCATCGCACCGAAGCGGAACTCGGAAAACCGCACGTCCTCATCGAAGTCGGCGACGAGAGTGCCGCGAAACGCGAGGCGTTGCTCGCCCACCGCTCTCAGACGGAAGGATTGCTGCGGGCCATCGACAACGCAGAAAACGCCCACGTCATGGAGTTACTCCAACGTGAGCGTTTCTATCACTATCCGTTCTCATGA
- a CDS encoding uracil-DNA glycosylase: MGEQLSNRLLGDWSDIIATEMSEPYFAELKTFVDEAYETSTVYPEREDIWNAFVYTKFKDVKCVILGQDPYHGPNQAHGLSFSVQDGVRLPPSLRNIFKELQDDIGCKVPTSGNLEKWARQGVLLLNTALTVEAGKAGSHRGKGWEQFTDSIIERLGQREEPIVFVLWGNDAKKKQKWIGPQHAVLTSVHPSPLSSHRGFFGSKPFSQVNAKLSEWGQPEIDWCL; this comes from the coding sequence ATGGGAGAACAGTTATCAAATCGCCTGCTTGGGGATTGGAGCGACATCATCGCGACCGAGATGAGCGAGCCATATTTTGCCGAGCTAAAGACGTTCGTCGATGAAGCGTACGAGACATCGACCGTCTATCCGGAGCGAGAAGATATTTGGAACGCGTTCGTCTATACGAAGTTCAAGGACGTCAAATGTGTCATCCTCGGGCAAGATCCCTATCACGGACCGAACCAAGCGCATGGACTCAGTTTCTCGGTCCAAGACGGCGTCCGCCTTCCGCCGTCACTCCGTAATATCTTTAAAGAATTGCAGGACGATATCGGTTGTAAGGTCCCGACCAGCGGCAATTTGGAGAAATGGGCCCGACAAGGCGTGCTATTGCTCAACACCGCCCTCACGGTCGAGGCAGGCAAGGCCGGGTCTCACCGCGGGAAGGGCTGGGAACAGTTCACCGACTCCATCATCGAGCGACTGGGGCAGCGTGAAGAGCCGATCGTGTTCGTCTTATGGGGCAACGACGCGAAGAAGAAACAGAAATGGATTGGCCCGCAACATGCCGTCTTGACGTCGGTCCATCCGAGCCCGCTCTCGTCGCATCGCGGCTTTTTCGGATCGAAGCCGTTCTCGCAAGTGAACGCGAAGTTGAGCGAGTGGGGACAACCTGAAATTGATTGGTGTTTGTGA
- a CDS encoding DNA-3-methyladenine glycosylase, with protein MTMKRLDPSFYEQPTLELARSLLGHYLVHDHLDGQIVGKIVETEAYLGAIDRAAHSFGGRRTNRTEVMFGLPGHVYTYQMHTHTLLNVVSGPVGTPEAVLIRAIEPIEGQGIIEANRPGIKRFDQTNGPGKLTKALGITMDLYGHSLQHEPLYIVEGSAIPEIEAGPRVGIPNTGEARDYPYRFFERANPYVSKFR; from the coding sequence ATGACGATGAAACGACTCGATCCATCATTTTATGAGCAACCGACGCTCGAATTGGCCCGTTCGTTACTTGGTCACTATCTCGTCCATGATCATCTCGACGGTCAAATCGTCGGAAAGATCGTCGAGACGGAAGCTTATCTCGGTGCCATCGACCGGGCGGCCCACAGTTTCGGTGGCAGACGGACGAATCGGACCGAGGTGATGTTCGGGTTACCTGGACACGTCTATACGTATCAGATGCATACACACACGCTGCTCAATGTCGTGAGCGGTCCGGTCGGCACGCCGGAAGCCGTCCTCATTCGGGCCATCGAGCCGATTGAAGGACAGGGCATCATTGAGGCGAATCGTCCCGGCATCAAGCGATTCGACCAGACGAATGGACCTGGAAAGCTGACGAAAGCGCTTGGCATCACGATGGACCTATACGGACATTCGCTCCAACATGAGCCGCTTTATATCGTTGAAGGGAGTGCCATCCCGGAAATCGAGGCCGGTCCACGCGTAGGGATCCCGAATACGGGCGAAGCACGCGATTACCCGTACCGCTTCTTCGAACGAGCTAATCCGTACGTCTCGAAGTTTCGTTGA
- a CDS encoding MarR family winged helix-turn-helix transcriptional regulator gives MIESLELKAWIVLARAMDAISDRVKDDLRRHQLNSTEFGVLSVLYKRGDTPLQQIGDQILITSGSVTYVIDKLEKRGLIERVACPSDRRVTYASLTEEGKRLMDVVYPEHIEIFKDIYGPLSEEETEMLIDLLKRVGYNAAGK, from the coding sequence ATGATTGAATCACTCGAATTGAAGGCATGGATCGTCTTAGCACGAGCGATGGACGCGATCAGTGACCGTGTGAAGGACGATTTACGACGCCACCAATTGAATTCAACAGAGTTCGGTGTTTTATCGGTCTTGTATAAACGAGGGGATACCCCGCTCCAGCAAATCGGAGATCAAATTTTGATTACGAGCGGCAGTGTCACATACGTGATCGATAAGCTTGAAAAACGTGGCTTGATTGAACGTGTAGCTTGTCCATCTGACCGACGCGTCACGTATGCTTCGTTGACCGAAGAAGGCAAGCGTTTGATGGACGTCGTCTATCCCGAGCATATCGAAATCTTTAAAGACATTTACGGTCCACTTAGTGAAGAGGAGACGGAAATGCTGATCGACCTATTAAAACGGGTCGGTTATAACGCGGCAGGCAAATGA
- a CDS encoding diacylglycerol/lipid kinase family protein, giving the protein MDTVMLIVNPSSGKELGKEHAAAAEDVLRERYGNVDVRFTEKADDATHFAKEAASKQYKAVIAMGGDGTLNEAVTGLAEADHRPDFGIIPLGTVNDLARALGVPSDPEDAIEALKTAQPTPMDIGKYENGYFMNVIAIGLIAEAVDEVSVEEKTKWGPFAYLIEGIKAFREHSPYALSVQADEHTFDGDAYLVVIALTNSVGGFENFEPDAELNDGLLHVYLFENLGFKDAVQLAPALFTGKLKETDSVTSFTTKRVHVDSPESLPVNADGDTGGQLPLTFEVLPSHLNVLKPTQ; this is encoded by the coding sequence ATGGATACAGTCATGTTAATCGTCAACCCGTCATCTGGGAAAGAGTTAGGGAAAGAACACGCCGCGGCTGCGGAGGACGTGTTACGCGAGCGTTACGGCAACGTCGATGTCCGCTTCACGGAGAAGGCTGACGATGCCACCCATTTCGCGAAAGAAGCGGCCTCGAAACAATATAAAGCCGTCATCGCGATGGGCGGTGACGGGACACTGAACGAGGCCGTCACCGGTCTCGCCGAAGCCGACCATCGTCCTGATTTCGGCATCATCCCGCTCGGTACCGTCAACGACCTCGCCCGCGCGCTCGGTGTCCCGAGCGATCCCGAAGATGCCATCGAGGCGCTCAAGACGGCGCAACCGACACCGATGGATATCGGTAAATACGAGAACGGCTATTTCATGAATGTCATCGCGATCGGGCTCATCGCCGAGGCCGTCGACGAGGTCAGTGTCGAGGAGAAAACGAAATGGGGCCCGTTCGCCTACTTGATCGAAGGCATCAAAGCGTTCCGCGAACATAGTCCGTATGCGCTGTCGGTCCAAGCCGATGAGCACACGTTCGACGGAGACGCCTATTTGGTCGTCATCGCCCTCACGAACTCGGTCGGCGGGTTTGAGAACTTTGAACCGGACGCTGAGTTGAACGATGGCTTGCTTCATGTCTACTTATTTGAAAACCTCGGCTTCAAAGACGCGGTCCAACTCGCACCGGCCCTCTTCACCGGCAAGTTGAAAGAAACGGACAGCGTCACGTCGTTCACGACGAAACGCGTGCATGTCGACTCACCAGAATCGCTTCCGGTCAATGCTGACGGCGACACGGGCGGGCAGCTGCCGCTCACGTTCGAGGTGCTGCCAAGCCATCTCAACGTCTTGAAGCCGACTCAATAA
- a CDS encoding YojF family protein, translating to MKSIQPTTIQTYLDAHVSMPLYVHVETTNGAYATHNDPDFHNAGMFIRNVVIEYSIGQIKGNGPYRVGLKLDHGWLYVEGLTDYEQHGDQLLLAGHDRLGRLACALHLDIKPLPQGASEVESQ from the coding sequence GTGAAATCGATTCAACCTACAACTATCCAGACATACTTGGACGCGCATGTATCCATGCCGCTCTATGTCCACGTCGAGACGACGAACGGGGCGTATGCGACGCATAACGACCCTGACTTTCATAACGCCGGCATGTTCATCCGGAACGTCGTCATCGAATACAGCATCGGCCAAATCAAAGGCAACGGTCCATATCGGGTCGGCTTGAAGCTCGATCACGGTTGGCTTTACGTCGAAGGATTGACCGATTACGAACAGCATGGGGACCAGCTCCTGCTCGCCGGTCATGACCGGCTCGGTCGCCTCGCCTGCGCCTTACACTTAGATATCAAACCGCTCCCACAAGGAGCCTCGGAGGTGGAAAGCCAATGA
- a CDS encoding MFS transporter — MLGWMRWFEALVPAYTIERLFWESRTITMQEVVYLEMLYAVLVVILEVPTGVLADRLERRRLLQIGTALEWGSFVVLLVSFSFGGFALAIALSGIGAALRSGAENALLYETLEQDGKTEAFERWVGRLNVIGIVAAVLAAISGALLATRFPFELNYVLSTVSLFIATACGLGLVEPRRVVTEERMTWADIGAGFRFVWHDHQLLALSSVFIVTIGAFNFIDEFWQLYARDVEVPIYWFGMISTVLLLIQIPGQLLAPVLLHITTVDRWLHGIGWGIGLGFVILGFFPGQVGLVWMAGMAFLIGIVEPLYLGALHHRVPSVIRATTESSVSMLLHVSIILIGLVFVVGAGMTLFTAFLWIGIVVCMHQLLIIFVTWKKGA; from the coding sequence TTGCTTGGATGGATGCGTTGGTTCGAGGCACTCGTCCCGGCCTACACGATTGAGCGTCTGTTTTGGGAGTCGCGGACGATCACGATGCAAGAAGTCGTCTATCTCGAAATGCTCTATGCCGTCCTCGTCGTCATCCTCGAAGTGCCGACCGGGGTGTTAGCCGATCGCTTGGAACGCCGACGTCTGTTGCAAATCGGGACTGCACTCGAGTGGGGTTCCTTTGTCGTGTTACTTGTGTCCTTTTCGTTCGGCGGTTTCGCCTTAGCCATCGCCTTGTCAGGCATTGGGGCGGCGCTCCGGAGCGGGGCGGAGAATGCACTGCTCTATGAGACGCTTGAACAGGATGGGAAGACGGAGGCGTTCGAGCGCTGGGTCGGCCGGTTGAATGTCATCGGAATCGTTGCAGCCGTTCTCGCGGCGATCAGCGGCGCCTTGCTGGCCACACGCTTCCCGTTTGAACTGAACTATGTGCTGTCGACTGTCAGTTTGTTTATCGCGACAGCATGTGGCCTTGGCCTTGTCGAGCCGAGACGAGTCGTGACAGAGGAACGAATGACATGGGCGGACATCGGGGCAGGTTTTCGCTTCGTGTGGCACGACCACCAGCTACTTGCCTTGTCGTCGGTGTTCATCGTGACAATCGGTGCGTTCAACTTCATCGATGAGTTTTGGCAGTTGTACGCCCGTGACGTCGAAGTTCCCATCTATTGGTTCGGAATGATTTCGACTGTCCTGTTGCTCATTCAAATACCAGGGCAACTGCTCGCCCCGGTCCTGTTACACATCACGACGGTCGATCGTTGGTTGCACGGAATCGGTTGGGGCATCGGTCTCGGTTTTGTCATTCTCGGCTTTTTCCCAGGACAAGTCGGACTCGTCTGGATGGCAGGCATGGCGTTTCTTATCGGCATCGTCGAACCGCTCTATCTCGGGGCATTGCATCACCGTGTCCCGTCTGTCATCCGGGCGACGACCGAGTCATCCGTCTCGATGTTGCTGCACGTTAGTATCATCCTCATCGGACTAGTGTTTGTGGTCGGGGCCGGTATGACGCTCTTCACTGCCTTTTTATGGATTGGGATCGTCGTTTGTATGCATCAATTGCTCATCATATTCGTTACTTGGAAAAAGGGTGCTTAA